The segment AGCCAGACGGAGAAGATGATGCCGAGGACGGGCACCACCGGCATGCCCGGACAGCGGAAACCCCGCTTGAGGTGCGGCTTCTTGTAGCGCAGCAGCAACACGGAGGCGGACACCACCACGAACGCCAGCAGCACACCGATATTGGTGAGTTCGGCGACGGCGTTGATGGGCAGCACCCCCGCCAGCACGGCGGACACCCCACCGATCAGCCAGGTGGCGCGGTGCGGAACCTTGCGCTTGGGGTGGATGGCACCGAACCAGGCGGGCATCAGGCCGTCGCGGCTGAGGGCGTACCACAGCCGGGAGGCGCCCATCATGAACGAGAAGGTCACGGTGACGATGCCGATGACCGCGCCGACGGCGATCACATTGGCCAGCCCGTTCAGCCCGACGCTCTGGAACGCGCTGGAGATACCGCTCTTGGGATTGATCTCGCTGTAGTGCTGCATACCGGTGAGCACGACGCAGACCAGCACATACAGCACCATGGAGACCGCCAGCGACAGCATCATCGCCTTCGGCAGCTTGCGCCGGGCCTCCAGCGACTCCTCCGCGGCCGTACTCAGCGCGTCATAACCGAAGACCGCGAAGAAGACCGTCGCCGCCCCGGTGAACGCCCCGCCGAGACCGAACGGCGCGAACGGCTGGAGATTGCCGCTGTCGACCTTGGTGAAGCCCACCACGATCACCAGCAGTACGATCGCGATCTTGACGATGGTCAGCACCGTCTCCACCCGGGCCGAGGTGCGGGTGCCCCGCGTCAGCAGCCAGGCCACACCGAGGCAGATGGCCACCGCGAGCAGGTCGATCCGGTGCCCGGATCCGGTGCCGGGAGCACCCAGGGCCCAGGCCGGCAGATGGATACCGACGGCCTCCAGCAGAAAGCCCAGATAGCCCGACATCCCGATCGCCACGACGGCGACGATCGCGGTGTACTCCAGGAGCAGATCCCAGCCGACGATCCAGCCCACGATCTCCCCGAGCACCGCGGCGCAGTAGGTGTAGGACGATCCGGCCTTCGGCACCATGCCGGCGAACTCGGCGTAGGCGAACGCCGCGCAGAGCGAGGCGGCTCCGGCCACCAGGAACGAAATCAGGACGGCCGGACCGGCGACATCCCGTGCGACGGCCGCGGCCAGACTGAAGATGCCGGCCCCGATGATGGCGCCGATGCCGATCATCGTCAGCTGGGTCAGGCCCAGCGTGCGCACCATGCGCGCACCGGTGGGCTGTTCATGGGGGAGTGTTCGCCTGAATACCCCCTTGGGGCCTCTTCCCAGCAGCGGGGGGAGTGCGGATTTCGGGGTGTGATGAGGGGACATCGATCGCTCCCTGTCAGGCACCGGCAGCACGACGGGCCACCGTTGTGGCGTGGGTCACCACTGGCCTGAAACCATCACTCACGATGTCCGCCGGCAAAAGGCACCACAGGGCGACAACTTGCGGTGCTGAGCGCAAGGAGAACTGGCGCAGCTGCGTCACAGAGTGAGGGCATCGGGCTCTCGTGTAGGCGGCATCTTGTTCCCCGGTGCAGCTCAACTCGCCCTGGGATTAAGGGTGTTGCGCGATCAGCGTGGGTCAGCCGTGACACGCGGACGGGCCTGGTCGGAAGGCTCGCTGCGCTCCCCGGACACCGCCCGCAGGACATCGACCAGCGCCGTCACCGTGGGCCGGTGCTCGACGGAGGAACGGAACAGCACCACGATGTGCCGCTCGATCCGCTCCCGCAGCCGCACCACGTCCAGGCGGGACGCCCGCAGGCCGAGCATCAGATCCGTCACCGTGCTCACCCCGATCCCCGCCTCGACCAGTGCCAGTGTGGCCGCGGTATCGGTCACCTCGTGCCGGACCCGCGGTTCGACACCCGCCCGGCGGCAGGCGGTACGCACCGCCCGCCCGTAGTAGCTGTCCGCCGACGGCAGGATCCAGCCCAGCTCCTGGGTCTCCGCCAGGCCGATCACCTCGCGGCCCGCCATCGATCCGGCCGGTACCGCCAGCGCGAACCGCTCGCGGTACAGCCGCCGCACCCGCAGCGCGGGTTCACGCGGAATCGGCACATCCGGGTAGTCCAGACCGAGCGCCAGGTCCACCGCGCCGGAGGCCACGGCGTCATACACCTCGTCCACATCCATGTCGCGGCTCTGCACCGTCAGCGCGGGATGGGCCCGCCGGACCTCCTGGAGCGCCGGCGGCAGCAGCTCGGCGGCCGCCGTGGCGAACAGCCCCACCTGGAGGACGCCGGAGATCTCGTGCCGGGTGCGCTCCAGGGCCTCGACGGCTTCCGCCTCCGTGGACAGGATCCGTTCCGCGTGGCGGGACAGCGTCCGGCCGGCATCGGTCAGCTCCACCCGCCGCCCGACCCGCCGCAGCAGCTCCATGCCCGCGGCCCGCTCCAGCGCGGCGATCTGCTGGGAGACCCCGCCGGGCGTGTATCCAAGGGCCTGGGCCGCCGCGGTGATCGTGCCGCGCCTGGTCAACTCCACCAGGGACCGCAGCTGGGCACTCGTCCAGTCCATATAGAGATCGTAATAGATCAGACGCAGTAACTGTTCGTAGACGTCAACGGTTGGGGTGCTGCACGATGACGGGCAGCTAGCTGATCAGCACTCCTCGCCATGCATTGACAGCCCAGCCGACGTGCCGGACGGACGCCCACCGGCACCGGCCCGGGCCTCTGGAAGGGATCGGCCTCTTGTCCATGTCATCCTCCTCCCGCACCGTCCCGCCCACGGCCGACGTGGTGATCGTCGGCGGCGGTGTGATGGGCACCAGCATCGCGTTCCACCTGGCCGAGGCCGGGATCCACAACATCGTCGTCGTCGAACGCGGTGAGCTGGGCAGCGGCAGCTCGGGCAAGCCGATCGGCGGCGTACGGGCGCAGTTCTCCGACCCGCTCAACATCGCCCTGGGCAGCAGGAGTCTGCGCGCCTGGCAGGACTTCCCGCAGCGGCCCGGCGCCGACATCCGGCTGGACAGCGTCGGCTACCTCTTCCTGCTCACCAGCGAGCAGCAGGCCGCGGACTTCGAGACCGGCGTCCACCTCCAGAACAGCCTCGGCGTCCCCAGCCGCATGATCGGCCCCCGCGAGGCACAGCAGCTGTGCCCCTACCTCAGCACCGACGGACTGGTGGCCGCCGCCTACTCACCGACCGACGGCCATGCCCGGCCCGGACTCGCGGTCCAGGGCTATGCGCGCGCCGCCGCACGGGCGGGGGTGGTCTTCGCCCCGCACACCGCCGTCACCGGCCTCGACACCACCGGCGACCAGGTCACCGCCGTCCACACCGACCACGGCCGGATCTCCTGCTCCACGGTCATCTGTGCCGCGGGCGCCTGGTCCGCACGGATCGGTGCGATGGCGGGCGTCCACCTCCCGGTACGCCCGGTGCGCCGCCAGCTCGCCTTCACGGCGCCACTCGCACCGCCCGCCCCGCGCATCCCGTTCACCATCGACTTCGCCTCCACGGCCTACTTCCACAACAGCGACGACGGACTGCTCTTCGGCCTCGCCGACCCCGAGCAGGCCGACGGCTTCGACACCACCTGGACACCGGACTGGCTCCGGCTCTTCCGCGCCGCCGCACGGCGCCGGGCCCCCGCCCTCGCGGACATGGAGACCCACGACGGCTGGGCCGGACTGTACGAGGTCACCCCGGACCACAACGCGCTGATCGGACGCTCCGGCGCGCTGCCCAACTTCCTGTACGCCACCGGGTTCTCCGGGCATGGCTTCCTCCAGGCCCCCGCGGTCGGCGAGATCATGCGCGATCTCCACCTCGACCGCACACCGTTCGTGGACGTCACCCCGCTCAGCGCCGACCGGTTCACGACCGGTGCCGCAACCCGCCCCGAAGCACACGTGGTGTGAGTTCCCCCGACCGAAAGGCAGACCTGTCGATGTTCAGCCAGTGGCAACTGCGCGCCGCCTTCGCCCGGCGGCTCTCCGACATGTACGGGCGGGAGGTGCCCGCCTATACGACGCTGGTGGACGTCTCGCGCGAGGTGAATGAGGAGGTGCTGCGAGCCCGGGGCGCCGACGCCGAGCGCCTGGGGTCGATCGGCCGGGTGACCGCGGAACGGCACGGCGCCATCCGGGTCGGCACGCCTGAGGAACTCTCCCAGGTCGCCCGGGTCTTCGGCGCCCTGGGCATGCACCCCGTGGGCTTCTACGACTTGCGGGAGGCCGCCGCCAGCGCCGTGCCCGTCGTCTCGACCGCCTTCCGCCCCGTCGACGGCGAGGAACTGGCCCGGAATCCGTTCCGGGTTTTCACCTCCATGCTCACCCCGGCGGATCCCCGGTTCTTCGACCCCGAACTGCGTTCCCGTCTGGAGAATTTCCTCGCCGGCCGCGAGCTGTTCCCCCCGGAGCTGCTGGCTCTGGCCGACCGCGCGGAGGCCGCCGGAGAGCTGTCCGACACGGACGCCGAACGCTTCCTCCACCTCGCCGTCCAGGCCTTCGAACTGTCCCCGGAGCCCGTCGACAAGGCCTGGTACGAAACCCTGGAGAAGGTCTCCGCGGTCGCCGCGGACATCGGCGGCGTGCGCAGCACCCACATCAACCACCTCACCCCCCGCGTCCTCGATATCGATGCGCTCTACCGGCGGATGACCGAGCGCGGTATCGAGATGATCGACGCCATCCAGGGGCCGCCCCGGTGGCGGGGTCCCGATGTCCTGCTGCGGCAGACGTCCTTCCGTGCCCTCGCCGAGTCGCGGGCGATGCGCACCCCGGACGGTGAGGTGATCAGCGGGGCCCTGCGGGTGCGCTTCGGTGAGGTCGAAGCCCGCGGGATCGCCCTGACCCGCCAGGGCCGGGCCCGCTACGACGCGCTGCTCGCCCGCGTGGACGAGCTGGCCGCCCTTGACCCGCAGGCCGACCGGGTCGATGTCGCCCGCGCCCTGTGGACGGCCGAACTTCCCGACACAGAACACGGCCTGGCCGCCCAGGGCCTGGCGCACTTCACGTATCACGTCGTCCCCGGCCGGCCGACGGACGGCAGCCGCCCGCCCGCCGGCCTCGACGCACTGCTGGACCAGGGCTGGGTCCGGGCCGAACCGATCGTCTACGAGGACTTCCTGCCGCGCTCCGCAGCCGGCATCTTCCAGTCCAACCTCAGCGACGAAGGCTCCAGGAACAACGACCGCACCGGCATCGCCTACGACAGCGCCTGGCTCTCCGGCGCCATCGGCCGCGAGGTCCTGGACCCCTTCGACCTCTACGAGGAACAACAGAACCGCTCCCTCGCCCAGGTCACCCGAGAACTCGCCCTGGACGGTCTTCCCGGCTGACCCGGCCGATCCGTCACCCACCCTCCCCACCCAAGGAGCATCATGACCGCCACCGCCCTCCCCACCACCGAGGACCTGCGCACCCGCGCCCGCGCCGCCCTCGCCCGCGTCGGCGTCACCGTCGAGGAAGGCGGCGACTTCCAGGCCCGCAGCCCCATCACCGGTGAAGACCTCTTCGGCCTGCGCGCCGCCACCGCCGCCGACACCGAGGAGGCGCTCGCCGCCTCCCGTGAGGCGTTCCTCGCCTGGCGCACCACCCCGGCGCCCCGCCGCGGCGAACTCGTCCGCCGCCTGGGGGAGTTGCTGCGGGAGCACAAGAGCGACCTGGGCGACCTCATCACCATCGAAGCGGGCAAGATCCGCTCCGAGGCGCTCGGCGAGGTCCAGGAAATGATCGACATCTGTGACTTCGCCGTCGGTCTGTCCCGCCAGCTCTACGGCCGGACGATCGCCTCCGAGCGCCCCGGCCACCGGCTTGCCGAAACCTGGCACCCGCTCGGTGTGGTCGGTGTGATCTCGGCGTTCAACTTCCCTGCTGCCGTCTGGTCGTGGAACACCGCCGTCGCCCTGGCCTGCGGCGACACCGTGATCTGGAAGCCTTCCGAGCTCACGTCACTGATCTCGCTCGCCTGCACCCGGCTGCTGGACCGGGCCGCCGAGGAGGTCGGTGCGCCGCGTGACGTGCACCGCCTGCTGCTGGGTGACCGCACCGTCGGGGAGAAGCTCGTCGACGATCCCCGGGTCGCGCTGGTCAGCGCCACCGGTTCGACCCGTATGGGGCGCGAGGTCGGCCCCCGCGTGGCCGCCCGCTTCGGCCGTAGCCTGCTGGAACTCGGCGGGAACAACGCCGCCGTCGTCGCCCCCTCCGCCGACTTGGACCTCGCCGTTCAGGGCATCGTCTTCGCCGCGGCCGGCACCGCGGGGCAGCGCTGCACCACCCTGCGCCGTCTCATCGTCCACCAGGACATCGCCGACACCCTCATCGCTCGGCTGACCGCCGCCTATCAAAAGCTCCCCATCGGCGACCCCTTCGACGAGACCACCCTTGTCGGACCGCTCATCACCCCGCAGGCCCTGGACACCATGCAGGAGGCCCTCGTCCGCGCACAGGCGGAGGGCGGCAAGATCCTGGCCGGCGGTAACCGGCGTCTCACCGACGCCGCGCCCCGGGCCGGTTACGTCGAGCCGGTCATCGTCCGCGTCGACGCACAGACCGACGTGGTCCGCGAGGAGACCTTCGCCCCCATCCTGTACGTGCAGACCTACGAGACCCTGGAGGAGGCCATCGCGCTGCACAACGATGTCCCGCAGGGCCTCTCGTCCAGCATCTTCACCCGTGACCAGCAGGAGGCCGAGCTCTTCCTGTCGGCGGAGGGCTCCGACTGCGGTATCGCCAACGTCAACATCGGCACCTCCGGAGCCGAGATCGGCGGCGCCTTCGGCGGCGAGAAGGAGACCGGCGGCGGCCGCGAGTCCGGTTCCGACGCCTGGCGCGCCTACATGCGCTCCGCCACCAACACCATCAACTACTCCAGTCGGCTCGCCCTCGCCCAGAACGTCAGCTTCCTTTAGGCCACGACTGCTTGACGGCTCGTCATTCGCGTGAGCGGAACCTGTGCCCCCGCCCTGACTTCGCAGTCGGGGCGGGGGTTCGTCGTGTCGCGGAGGGCTCGGCGCCGGGTCCGACCGCCGCCACACGCACCGGTAAGTGCCCGGATATCGGGCGCCACCTGCCGTTTTTCGACAAACACCGCTCCACGCGGGGACATCCGTTGACGCCATGGGTGCCGCGGTGTGATGGTACGGCGGCTTGGGTCATGGACATGCCTTCTCCTGCCGCGTATGAGCCCCACCTCGTCGCAGCCGGCCGGACGGCAAGGCGCTGCCACGGCCCGGCGCTCCACCAGAACCTCCGTCGGTAGCACTCCCTACCCCCTCAAGGAGTCATGGTGTTTCGAAGATTCGCGGTGGCCGGGGTATCCCTCGCCGCCACCATCGGAGCGGCCGCACTGGCCGTCGCCCCCACGGCCGCGGCGACCCCCCGGACCCACCCGCCCCACTCCGCGATATCCACCGGCCAGACCGTAAGCGGCGCTCCCGCAACAGCGGTCAACGGCCCTTCCGTCCCCGGCACTTCGGCCGCCGATGCCCCGGACGTCGATGTGGCCAAGGTCCAGGCACACCTCACCGAGCTGAACGCCATCGCCACCCGCAACGGCGGCAACCGCAAGTCCAGCGGACAGGGCTACCGGGACTCCGTCGCCTACGTCAAGAACAAGCTCCAGGCGGCCGGCTACACCGTCACCGAACAGCCCTGCACCTCCGGCTGCGCCAGTGGAGCCGGACCCAACCTGATCGCCGAATGGCCGCAGGGCGACGCCACCAAGGTGTATATGTTCGGCTCCCACCTCGACAGCGTCGGCGCCGGTCCGGGCATCAACGACAACGGCTCCGGCTCGGCCGCGCTGCTGGAGACGGCACTCACTCTGGCGGAGCAGCACCCGGCCATGGCCGCCCGGGTCCGCTTCGGCTGGTGACCGACGAAGAACAGGGCCTCAACGGCTCCGACTTCTACGTCGGTTCGCTCTCCTCCGCCGAGCGGTCGAAGATCAAGGCGTACTACAACTTCGACATGATCGCCTCGACCAACGGCGGCTACTTCATCAACCACGTCAACTCCACCGCCGCCCAGCCGATGAAGGCGTACTGGGACTCCCTCAACCTCCAGCCCGAGGAGAACACCGAGGGCGCGGGCCGCTCCGACGACTACTCCTTCGAACAGGCCGGGATCCCGACCTCCGGATACGCCATGGGGGCCAGCGCCAGGAAGACCTCGGCGCAAGCGGCCAAGTGGGGCGGCACCGCCAGCCGTGCCTACGACCCCTGCTACCACCAGTCCTGCGACACCACCGGCAACATCAACGCCACGGGACTGAACCGCAGCGTCGACGGCATCGCCTACACCCTGTGGAAACTCGCCGTCACCAACTCCACCCCGGCGAACGACTTCTCCCTGGCCACCAGCCCGGCCACCGGCAGCGTCGAGCCGGGCGCCTCGGCCACCGGCACCGTCTCCACGGCCACCACCAGCGGATCCGCCCAGACCGTGCAGCTGTCGGCCACCGGCGCTCCGGTCGGGGTGACCGTCTCCTTCAACCCCGCCTCGGTGACCTCCGGCGGCAGCTCAGCCATGACCGTCGCCACGACCCCGGCCACCGCGCCCGGCACCTACCCCCTCACCATCACCGGTACCGGGTCCGTCACCCACACCACGACCTACACCCTGACCGTCCGGGGAACCGGCGGCTGCACCGCCCAACAGCTCCTGACCAACGGCGGATTCGAGAGCGGCACCACTCCCTGGACGGGTGACACCGGGACGATCGGCGCCCACGCCGGCCAGTCCGCCCACGGCGGCAGCAGATTCGCCTGGCTCGGCGGCTACGGCTCCTCCGCCACCGACACCCTCAGCCAGTCGGTGACCGTGCCCGCCGGATGCGCCAAGGCCACCTTGACCTACTGGCTGCACATCGACACCGATGAGTCCGACCGCGTCGCCTACGACACCTTCCAGGTCAAGGTGGGCAGCACCACCCTGACGGCCCTCTCCAACACCGACGCCGCCAGTGGCTACACCCAGCGCACCCTGGACCTGAGCCGCTACGTCGGACAACGCATCACACTCACCTTCACCGCCACCGAAGACGCCAGTCTCCAGACCAGCTTCGTCATCGACGATGTGACGCTCCAGACCGGCTGATCCCGGCTGATCCCGGCCGATCCCGGCTGATCCGACGGCATCGGAGGGGCGAGGGCTGGTGTGCCTCGCCCCTCCGGTGCCGGAGGCGTCAGACCGTCGTCTCGCCCGTCGGGTAGCACGCCGCGCTGTAGTGGCCCCGGTCGCCGGTGGGTGTCCAGCCGCCGGTGCCGTGGTCAGGGTCGGCGAGGGTGAAGCCGTTCTCGTGCAGTTGCTCGCCGAGCGGGACGGCCGGGAAGCCGCTGCCGTCGGGGGTGTCCTCGACGGGCCACAGGGTGACGAGCAGGGCCTCGGTGTCGCCGGTATCGGGCTCGCGGTCGAGGCTGGCGATTTCGAGGTGCCAGCGACCGTTCCGGACGAAGGCCTCCGCCCGGAACACCGCCCGTACCGTCCGGGCGTTCTCATGGGTCTCGGTCATGCGAGAGGAACTCCTGTCGTGAGGCAGAGGAGTGGTCGGTGTGCTGTGCGGATTCCGGTGGGCTGCGTGGTGACGCCGGAGAGGCACCGCTCGCGCGGCGGGGCCTGGCGGGGCGTGGTCAGACGTTGCGCCACCGGGCCATGGTGAAGGAGAAGAGGCCGAACAGGGCCAGTCCCGCGGCGATCGCGGCGAGCAGCCAGGGACCGGCCGAGGTGTCCGCGAAGGAGCGGAGGGTGTCGTCCATGCCCTTGGCGCGGTCGGGGTCGTAGGTCACCGCGGCCTTGACGACGAACACCCCGGCGGCCGCGAACACCCCACCACGGGCGAGACCGCCGGATATGCCGAGCACATCGACCCCGCGCCGCAGCCGTGGCGACATGCCGCTCCGGTTGAGATGCCTGTGGAACTTGCGGAGTGCGGCGCGCACCGCGATCCAGAGCCCGGCGACGGCAATGCCCACACCCGCGGCGGCCACCAGCCAGGGGCCACCGGGCAGGCCCAGCGCCTGGGCCGTGGCATCCCGGGACCGCTGATCGCTCGCCCCGCTTCCGCTGCCCTTCTCACCTGCGGCGAAGGATATGACGGAGAGCGACACCACGGCGTAGAACACGAAGCGGGCGAACGACAGCAGCCGGGTGCCGGCCTTGTGTCCGTCGGGCCCGGCCGCGCCGAACCCCGCCTCGGACAGGCGCCACAGCGCCATCCCCGCCAGGCCCACGCCGAGTGCCCAGATCAGCACATGGCCGAACGGCCGGGCGGCCAGCTCCGCCAGCGCCCCGCCCCGGTCGGCCTGCTCACCGGAGTCACCGAACGCGATCCGCAGGGCCAGCACCCCCACGAGCAGGTAGATCACGCCCCGGGCCACGAAGCCACCACGTGCCGCGACGCGGACCGCGGAGCTGCGGGCCGCGCGCTGGGCGGTGCCTCGTCCGATGTGGGGTACCGCGGTGGGGTGCATATGTGGCCTCCAGGGGCTTGACCCAGCTGTCGGGTGACCTCCGTTTGCCCCTGGCCGCAGAACGGAAACCACCGGGCCCGCCGGCCGCAGCCGGTCCGCGTACGCCGTCATCGTCCCGCGCCGCCGCGACGGTACCCCCGGCGCGGACCGCGTCATGGGGCGTCCGTGTCGTGCGTCGTCCACGGGGTGGGCAGGGCGGTGGCGGGGGTGGTGTGCTCGGGGAGACCGGCGAGGGCCTCGACACGGGCGGGGCGGTACGGGGTGGGGCCACTCCACTCCAGCACCAGCACGGTGGCGTCGTCCTCGAGCCGCCCGTGGTGGTAGGCGAGATGACGCCGGATCAGCCGGCGCAGCGTCTCCGGTACGGGCAGTCCGTCGGCATGGTGCTGGATCAGGAAGTCGGTGAAGCTCTCCAGGCCGAATTCATGTCCCCTGTGATCACGGGCCTCGGTGATGCCGTCGGTATAGAGCAGCAGCCGGTCGCCGGGTTCCAGCTGGTCCCGGCAGAGTGTGGGCGGCACACCCAGGTCGGTGCCCATGGGAGGGGCGGGCGAGCAGGACAGGGTCACGGCCGTACGCCCGTTGCGGATGATGACCGGCGGTGGGTGCCCCAGGCTGGTCCAGGTCAGCGCTCCGGTGCCGGCGTCCAGCTCGGCGAGGATGCCGGTGGCGAAGCGGTCCGAGCTGAACTGCTCCACCAGGGCCCGTTCCACCGCCTCGGCGATCTCCAGGATGCCGCAGTCCTGCCGGCGGTGGTTACGGCTGGCGGCGAGCGCGAGGTTCGCGGTCAGTCCGGCGGCCGTGTCGTGGCCCATGGCGTCGAAGAGCGCCAGGTGGACGGTCTCCTCGGCGACGGCGTAGTCGAACACATCGCCGCTGACCTCATAGGCGGGTTCCATCACCGCACTGATCAGCACCCGGTCGGTGGCGAAGGTCCGCGGCGGCATGACGCGCCACTCCATCTCCGCGGCCACATTCATCCTCCGGCGCCGTACCAGCCGGGCGTAGGTGTCGCTCCCCCCTCGCTTGCTGACCGTCATCAGGGCGATCAGCCCGCCGAGGTTGCGCAGGTCCTGGGCCGCTTGGGCGTCCATCTCGGTGTCCGGGGCGGCGGTGGCGCGCAGCACCCCCAGCCGTTCGGTGCCGTCGAGCATCGGCACCCACCACTGGCCCGCCTCGGAGGTGCCGCCGGCGACGATGCCCCCTGTCTGGAACGCCCGGCCGGCGAGCGTGCCCTCCACCCGCACCGCGTCCGGCGCCGACTCCGACTCCCCTCCGGAACCGCATGCCTGCCCGCCGAGCCGGCACAGAATGACCTGCTGGAGATCGGCGAGGTAGATCTGCACATCAAGCCAGCCGACCTTGGCCGCGTGCTTGGCGACCAGGTCCGGGAACTGCTCCAGGGTGACCACATGGCTCGCGGCAATAAGGTCACCCAGCATCCGTCCCCGGGCGGCAGGACTGCTCATAGAGGCACCTTTCCTCGGGCGTCGGCCCCGGCGGGCCGTCCGGGGCTGTCCCTTCCGCGGCACCTCGGCTGTCCCTGCGGCCAGTGGCGATGCCTGTGCTGTCGATGGTGACACCCGGACGGAGCTCGCCGACAGCGACACCGCGGTACGGCACCGGAGCGACCCCTCCGGGTTGCGGCCGGTGGGCGTTGAGTGACCGGAAGCGATGCGTCGCTCACGCCGCGACCGGGTGCGGTGACAAGGTCACCAGTTCCTTGATACATCGCCCGCAGGCGGCTCTGCCGACGCCGCCGCAGGCAGCGGGCAGCAGGCAGAGGTGGACCCCTCGCTCCCTCCTAGAGCGCCAGCCTGGCAACCGCTCCGATCTCCAGCGCCACGTAGAGCGCACCGTCCGGCCCGAAGGCCAGTCCATGCGGTTCGGACGAGGCGATCGGCAGGTCGTACTCCTCGATGTGGCCGTCACCGGTGATGGACCCGACGCGATTGGCTC is part of the Streptomyces platensis genome and harbors:
- a CDS encoding amino acid permease, translated to MVRTLGLTQLTMIGIGAIIGAGIFSLAAAVARDVAGPAVLISFLVAGAASLCAAFAYAEFAGMVPKAGSSYTYCAAVLGEIVGWIVGWDLLLEYTAIVAVVAIGMSGYLGFLLEAVGIHLPAWALGAPGTGSGHRIDLLAVAICLGVAWLLTRGTRTSARVETVLTIVKIAIVLLVIVVGFTKVDSGNLQPFAPFGLGGAFTGAATVFFAVFGYDALSTAAEESLEARRKLPKAMMLSLAVSMVLYVLVCVVLTGMQHYSEINPKSGISSAFQSVGLNGLANVIAVGAVIGIVTVTFSFMMGASRLWYALSRDGLMPAWFGAIHPKRKVPHRATWLIGGVSAVLAGVLPINAVAELTNIGVLLAFVVVSASVLLLRYKKPHLKRGFRCPGMPVVPVLGIIFSVWLMSFLQWETWVRLGCWLVVGLVIYAAYGYRHTRQVMPGGSVDLDTLDELSESDEAEPTPVP
- a CDS encoding LysR family transcriptional regulator produces the protein MDWTSAQLRSLVELTRRGTITAAAQALGYTPGGVSQQIAALERAAGMELLRRVGRRVELTDAGRTLSRHAERILSTEAEAVEALERTRHEISGVLQVGLFATAAAELLPPALQEVRRAHPALTVQSRDMDVDEVYDAVASGAVDLALGLDYPDVPIPREPALRVRRLYRERFALAVPAGSMAGREVIGLAETQELGWILPSADSYYGRAVRTACRRAGVEPRVRHEVTDTAATLALVEAGIGVSTVTDLMLGLRASRLDVVRLRERIERHIVVLFRSSVEHRPTVTALVDVLRAVSGERSEPSDQARPRVTADPR
- a CDS encoding NAD(P)/FAD-dependent oxidoreductase; translation: MSSSSRTVPPTADVVIVGGGVMGTSIAFHLAEAGIHNIVVVERGELGSGSSGKPIGGVRAQFSDPLNIALGSRSLRAWQDFPQRPGADIRLDSVGYLFLLTSEQQAADFETGVHLQNSLGVPSRMIGPREAQQLCPYLSTDGLVAAAYSPTDGHARPGLAVQGYARAAARAGVVFAPHTAVTGLDTTGDQVTAVHTDHGRISCSTVICAAGAWSARIGAMAGVHLPVRPVRRQLAFTAPLAPPAPRIPFTIDFASTAYFHNSDDGLLFGLADPEQADGFDTTWTPDWLRLFRAAARRRAPALADMETHDGWAGLYEVTPDHNALIGRSGALPNFLYATGFSGHGFLQAPAVGEIMRDLHLDRTPFVDVTPLSADRFTTGAATRPEAHVV
- a CDS encoding VOC family protein, which gives rise to MFSQWQLRAAFARRLSDMYGREVPAYTTLVDVSREVNEEVLRARGADAERLGSIGRVTAERHGAIRVGTPEELSQVARVFGALGMHPVGFYDLREAAASAVPVVSTAFRPVDGEELARNPFRVFTSMLTPADPRFFDPELRSRLENFLAGRELFPPELLALADRAEAAGELSDTDAERFLHLAVQAFELSPEPVDKAWYETLEKVSAVAADIGGVRSTHINHLTPRVLDIDALYRRMTERGIEMIDAIQGPPRWRGPDVLLRQTSFRALAESRAMRTPDGEVISGALRVRFGEVEARGIALTRQGRARYDALLARVDELAALDPQADRVDVARALWTAELPDTEHGLAAQGLAHFTYHVVPGRPTDGSRPPAGLDALLDQGWVRAEPIVYEDFLPRSAAGIFQSNLSDEGSRNNDRTGIAYDSAWLSGAIGREVLDPFDLYEEQQNRSLAQVTRELALDGLPG
- a CDS encoding aldehyde dehydrogenase family protein, which translates into the protein MTATALPTTEDLRTRARAALARVGVTVEEGGDFQARSPITGEDLFGLRAATAADTEEALAASREAFLAWRTTPAPRRGELVRRLGELLREHKSDLGDLITIEAGKIRSEALGEVQEMIDICDFAVGLSRQLYGRTIASERPGHRLAETWHPLGVVGVISAFNFPAAVWSWNTAVALACGDTVIWKPSELTSLISLACTRLLDRAAEEVGAPRDVHRLLLGDRTVGEKLVDDPRVALVSATGSTRMGREVGPRVAARFGRSLLELGGNNAAVVAPSADLDLAVQGIVFAAAGTAGQRCTTLRRLIVHQDIADTLIARLTAAYQKLPIGDPFDETTLVGPLITPQALDTMQEALVRAQAEGGKILAGGNRRLTDAAPRAGYVEPVIVRVDAQTDVVREETFAPILYVQTYETLEEAIALHNDVPQGLSSSIFTRDQQEAELFLSAEGSDCGIANVNIGTSGAEIGGAFGGEKETGGGRESGSDAWRAYMRSATNTINYSSRLALAQNVSFL
- a CDS encoding DUF1206 domain-containing protein encodes the protein MHPTAVPHIGRGTAQRAARSSAVRVAARGGFVARGVIYLLVGVLALRIAFGDSGEQADRGGALAELAARPFGHVLIWALGVGLAGMALWRLSEAGFGAAGPDGHKAGTRLLSFARFVFYAVVSLSVISFAAGEKGSGSGASDQRSRDATAQALGLPGGPWLVAAAGVGIAVAGLWIAVRAALRKFHRHLNRSGMSPRLRRGVDVLGISGGLARGGVFAAAGVFVVKAAVTYDPDRAKGMDDTLRSFADTSAGPWLLAAIAAGLALFGLFSFTMARWRNV
- a CDS encoding PP2C family protein-serine/threonine phosphatase, whose amino-acid sequence is MLGDLIAASHVVTLEQFPDLVAKHAAKVGWLDVQIYLADLQQVILCRLGGQACGSGGESESAPDAVRVEGTLAGRAFQTGGIVAGGTSEAGQWWVPMLDGTERLGVLRATAAPDTEMDAQAAQDLRNLGGLIALMTVSKRGGSDTYARLVRRRRMNVAAEMEWRVMPPRTFATDRVLISAVMEPAYEVSGDVFDYAVAEETVHLALFDAMGHDTAAGLTANLALAASRNHRRQDCGILEIAEAVERALVEQFSSDRFATGILAELDAGTGALTWTSLGHPPPVIIRNGRTAVTLSCSPAPPMGTDLGVPPTLCRDQLEPGDRLLLYTDGITEARDHRGHEFGLESFTDFLIQHHADGLPVPETLRRLIRRHLAYHHGRLEDDATVLVLEWSGPTPYRPARVEALAGLPEHTTPATALPTPWTTHDTDAP